A DNA window from Undibacterium sp. YM2 contains the following coding sequences:
- a CDS encoding ABC transporter permease: protein MTNWFRQHLFAIKSAFAHLRGSPGNFLFNVLVVAIALALPIAGLTLIENIRPISSQLSIEPEISIFVSPDTPRATATALSIPLKKLLKEKNITANLNFIPKDKALASLEQSSNLAEVLSTLGGNPLPDAYVLSMSNSDAGKIEALVEEIKQMQDVDVVQLDSAWVKRLAALVQIMQLGLMFLAATLGVVVIVVVFNATRLQVISHRAEIAVSRLLGATNSFIHKPYYYTGALLGLLAGGLALGLIAASLQPLNKAIAEFAKLYASEFHLVPLGIVQSAILLAVSMLLGLIGVFLSVRRQLASAS, encoded by the coding sequence ATGACCAACTGGTTTCGTCAACACTTGTTCGCCATCAAGAGCGCCTTCGCCCATCTGCGTGGCAGCCCGGGTAATTTCCTCTTCAATGTGCTGGTGGTCGCCATTGCACTGGCGCTACCCATCGCCGGCCTGACCCTGATAGAAAATATACGTCCCATCTCGTCGCAACTGTCCATAGAACCTGAGATCAGCATCTTCGTCAGCCCGGACACACCGAGGGCAACGGCCACCGCCTTGTCAATACCGCTGAAGAAATTGCTGAAAGAAAAAAACATCACGGCCAACCTGAACTTCATTCCCAAGGACAAGGCCCTGGCCAGCCTGGAGCAATCATCCAACCTGGCGGAAGTCTTGTCTACCCTGGGTGGCAATCCCCTGCCGGACGCCTATGTCTTGTCCATGTCGAATAGTGATGCTGGCAAGATAGAAGCGCTGGTCGAAGAAATAAAGCAAATGCAGGATGTCGATGTCGTGCAACTTGATTCTGCCTGGGTCAAGCGCCTGGCAGCACTGGTGCAAATCATGCAACTGGGTCTGATGTTCCTGGCCGCCACTCTGGGTGTGGTGGTGATCGTGGTGGTATTTAATGCCACCCGCCTGCAAGTGATTTCACACAGGGCAGAAATTGCCGTATCGCGCCTGTTGGGGGCGACCAACAGTTTCATCCACAAGCCTTATTACTATACCGGCGCCTTGCTGGGCCTGCTGGCCGGAGGCCTGGCATTGGGCTTGATTGCTGCTTCCCTGCAACCCTTGAACAAGGCAATTGCCGAATTTGCTAAATTATATGCCTCAGAATTCCATCTTGTTCCGTTGGGTATCGTACAGAGCGCCATACTGCTGGCTGTTAGCATGTTGCTTGGCCTGATTGGTGTTTTTCTGTCAGTAAGAAGGCAGTTGGCTAGCGCCAGCTAA
- the rpoH gene encoding RNA polymerase sigma factor RpoH: MATTSTQLIPATDSTALALGFSGTLGNIDAYISAVNRLPMLTHEEEIDYAKKLRDDNDLAAAQQLVMSHLRLVVSIARGYLGYGLPHADLIQEGNIGLMKAVKRFDPDQGVRLVSYAMHWIKAEMHEYILKNWRLVKVATTKAQRKLFFNLRSHKEGLDAMTPKQIDALASTLDVKREEVIEMEMRLSGHDIALDAPTDDDDEKFAPIAYLKTESDEPTRVLETRQYDRLQSEGLESALSKLDARSRHIIESRWLKNDDGTGATLHELADEYGVSAERIRQIESAALKKMKGSLSSFA; encoded by the coding sequence ATGGCAACTACATCGACACAATTGATCCCTGCAACCGACAGCACAGCGCTGGCTCTAGGCTTTAGTGGCACGCTGGGTAATATTGATGCCTATATCTCTGCAGTCAACCGTCTGCCCATGCTCACGCATGAAGAAGAAATTGACTACGCTAAAAAATTGCGTGATGACAATGACCTGGCTGCCGCTCAGCAACTGGTTATGTCGCATCTGCGCCTGGTAGTTTCCATCGCCCGCGGTTACCTCGGCTATGGCCTGCCGCATGCAGACTTGATTCAGGAAGGCAATATCGGCCTGATGAAAGCCGTCAAACGCTTTGATCCTGACCAGGGCGTGCGCCTGGTATCCTATGCAATGCACTGGATCAAGGCTGAAATGCATGAGTACATTTTGAAAAACTGGCGCCTGGTCAAAGTAGCAACGACCAAAGCCCAGCGCAAACTGTTCTTTAACCTGCGCAGCCATAAAGAAGGCCTGGACGCGATGACACCTAAGCAGATTGATGCCCTGGCATCAACACTGGATGTCAAACGCGAAGAAGTCATAGAAATGGAAATGCGTTTGTCCGGTCACGATATCGCCCTGGATGCACCGACGGATGATGATGATGAGAAATTTGCTCCCATCGCTTATCTGAAGACTGAATCTGACGAGCCTACCCGTGTGCTGGAAACGCGCCAGTATGACCGTCTGCAAAGCGAAGGCCTGGAATCTGCATTGTCCAAGCTGGATGCGCGCTCACGCCACATCATAGAATCACGCTGGCTGAAGAATGATGATGGTACAGGTGCCACCCTGCATGAACTGGCTGACGAATACGGTGTTTCTGCCGAGCGTATACGCCAGATCGAAAGCGCAGCCCTGAAGAAAATGAAGGGCAGCCTCAGCAGTTTTGCATAA
- a CDS encoding SCO family protein, giving the protein MKILKHMASMLMALSLLACAPAQEKFNNTDLTGLDYAKDFALTDHNGKARTLADFKGKAVVIFFGYTQCPDVCPTTMVEMANVMKLLGTDADKVQVLFVTLDTERDTQTLLANYVPNFDKRFLGLYGDAAATAKVAKEFKVFYQKVEGKTPGSYTMDHTAGSYVFDPQGRIRLFLRHGQGAEAVAHDLKILLK; this is encoded by the coding sequence ATGAAAATTCTGAAGCACATGGCCAGTATGCTGATGGCGTTGAGCCTGCTTGCTTGCGCCCCGGCCCAGGAAAAATTCAATAACACTGACCTGACCGGCCTCGATTACGCCAAAGACTTTGCGTTGACAGATCATAATGGCAAGGCACGTACGCTGGCAGACTTCAAGGGCAAGGCGGTAGTGATCTTTTTTGGCTATACCCAGTGCCCGGATGTCTGTCCGACCACCATGGTGGAAATGGCCAATGTCATGAAATTACTGGGCACGGATGCGGACAAGGTGCAGGTGCTGTTTGTGACCCTGGACACTGAACGCGATACCCAGACCTTGCTGGCCAACTACGTCCCCAATTTTGACAAGCGCTTCCTGGGCTTGTATGGCGATGCCGCTGCAACGGCCAAGGTAGCCAAAGAATTCAAGGTGTTTTATCAAAAGGTAGAAGGCAAAACACCCGGCAGCTATACCATGGACCATACGGCGGGCAGCTATGTATTTGATCCTCAGGGGCGCATACGCTTATTCCTGCGCCATGGCCAGGGGGCAGAAGCTGTTGCCCATGATTTGAAAATCCTGCTGAAGTAA
- the cyoE gene encoding heme o synthase yields MTTLSLPSNRLAQYWALTKPRVTQLAVFCAVIGMFLATPELPAWRVVVAATVGIWLLAGAAFAVNCLVEKEIDSRMARTARRATAQGEITVPQTLVFSGVIGGMGMWVLYTMVNPLTMWLTFVTFVGYAVIYTIILKPATPQNIVIGGLSGAMPPALGWAAVANDVPMQAWLLVLIIFVWTPPHFWALAMYRRDDYARSGLPMLPITHGLEFTRFHIWLYTIALFATTMLPYAVHMSGLIYLVSAIILGLIFLWYAWRIYKHYDDVLARKTFAYSIIYLSLLFAALLIDHYIKL; encoded by the coding sequence ATGACCACTTTAAGTTTGCCTTCCAACCGACTGGCTCAGTACTGGGCTTTGACCAAGCCCCGTGTGACCCAGCTCGCGGTATTTTGCGCCGTCATCGGCATGTTCCTGGCGACACCGGAGTTGCCTGCCTGGCGCGTAGTCGTCGCTGCCACCGTAGGTATCTGGCTGCTGGCAGGTGCTGCTTTCGCAGTAAATTGCCTGGTGGAAAAAGAAATTGATTCTCGCATGGCAAGAACTGCACGCCGTGCAACAGCCCAGGGTGAGATTACGGTGCCGCAGACTCTGGTATTCTCCGGCGTCATCGGTGGCATGGGCATGTGGGTCTTGTATACCATGGTCAATCCGCTGACCATGTGGCTGACCTTCGTCACTTTCGTTGGCTATGCCGTCATTTACACCATCATCCTGAAACCGGCGACACCACAAAATATCGTCATTGGTGGTTTGTCAGGTGCCATGCCACCAGCACTGGGCTGGGCAGCTGTCGCAAACGATGTGCCTATGCAGGCCTGGTTGCTGGTATTGATCATTTTTGTCTGGACACCACCGCATTTCTGGGCGCTGGCAATGTACAGGCGCGACGATTACGCGCGTTCCGGCCTGCCGATGTTGCCAATTACCCATGGCCTTGAATTTACCCGCTTCCATATCTGGCTGTATACCATTGCTCTGTTTGCTACCACCATGCTGCCCTATGCGGTACATATGAGTGGCCTGATTTATCTGGTCAGCGCGATTATCCTGGGTCTGATTTTCCTTTGGTATGCATGGCGTATTTACAAGCACTATGATGACGTGCTGGCGCGCAAGACGTTTGCCTATTCCATTATTTACCTGTCCCTGCTGTTTGCAGCCTTGTTGATTGATCACTATATCAAGCTATGA
- a CDS encoding heme A synthase codes for MWLQIALTALMVAVIPAAMVFLSREKNKYRKLIAVTVTLTFELIMFGAFTRLTDSGLGCPDWPGCYGQSNPLQSHAAIKAAEIAMPTGPVTLQKAWIEMVHRYLAMSVGILIIAQMAIAWVRRRQLASSPWLATFLLFFVCLQGAFGAWTVTLKLQPVIVTTHLILGMGLLALLSASLEQQSSSLPGRSIAAADGRRMLWPASLALVLVFVQISLGGWVSTNYAALACQDYPMCNGQVIPAMDFEHGFSLWRQLGQTVNGDYLPFNALVAIHWVHRNFALLVVAVCLWAALRARKIAGLEKLGRNILLAIIAQFIIGISTVFFSWPLLLAVLHNGMAAMLVLLLTMLNYRIRHVSLAAAKDRS; via the coding sequence ATGTGGTTGCAGATAGCATTGACAGCACTGATGGTCGCGGTAATACCGGCGGCTATGGTATTCCTGTCCAGGGAAAAGAATAAATACCGCAAGCTCATTGCGGTCACTGTCACCCTGACTTTTGAGCTCATCATGTTTGGCGCATTCACCCGCCTGACAGATTCTGGTCTGGGTTGCCCGGACTGGCCGGGTTGCTATGGTCAGTCCAACCCCTTGCAATCCCATGCCGCGATCAAGGCGGCAGAAATTGCCATGCCAACTGGCCCCGTGACTTTACAAAAAGCCTGGATAGAAATGGTGCACCGCTATCTGGCGATGAGTGTGGGCATACTGATTATTGCCCAGATGGCGATCGCTTGGGTACGCCGCCGCCAGCTTGCAAGCAGTCCCTGGCTGGCCACCTTCCTGCTGTTCTTTGTTTGCCTGCAAGGTGCATTCGGCGCCTGGACTGTCACCCTCAAGCTGCAACCCGTCATAGTGACCACTCACCTCATCCTCGGCATGGGTTTGCTGGCACTGCTCAGTGCCAGCCTGGAACAGCAAAGCAGCTCGCTGCCGGGCCGCAGCATTGCTGCCGCCGATGGCAGGCGCATGCTATGGCCAGCCAGCCTGGCTTTAGTGCTGGTGTTTGTGCAAATCAGTCTGGGTGGTTGGGTAAGTACTAACTATGCTGCCCTGGCTTGCCAGGACTACCCCATGTGCAATGGCCAGGTCATACCGGCGATGGACTTTGAACATGGTTTCAGCCTGTGGCGCCAGCTCGGCCAGACTGTAAATGGTGATTACCTGCCTTTCAATGCCCTGGTTGCCATACACTGGGTGCACAGGAACTTTGCCTTGCTGGTAGTCGCAGTCTGTCTGTGGGCCGCGCTCAGGGCGCGCAAGATTGCCGGGCTGGAGAAACTGGGCCGTAACATCCTGCTCGCCATTATTGCCCAATTCATCATCGGCATTTCTACCGTCTTTTTTTCCTGGCCTTTGCTGCTGGCAGTTTTGCATAATGGGATGGCTGCCATGCTCGTGCTTTTGCTGACCATGTTAAACTACCGCATAAGGCATGTGAGCCTTGCCGCTGCCAAAGATAGATCATGA
- a CDS encoding cytochrome C oxidase subunit I — MVLAVCAAPMVFSYLTYYVIKPEGRTNYGTILDPRNYPMPKLAGHLLGAAATDPVIGLEAYKGKWLMLQVDSGACAEACQKRMYDIRQLRTAQGKEMDRIERVWLITDDAPIDTMLIRQHDGARMLKVDPAALKAWLPTESDTQISDHIYLIDPLGNLMMRYQKNADANKIKKDLSKLLRASAIG, encoded by the coding sequence ATGGTGCTGGCAGTCTGTGCTGCCCCCATGGTTTTTTCTTACCTGACCTACTATGTCATCAAGCCTGAGGGCCGCACCAATTACGGCACCATACTTGATCCGCGCAACTACCCCATGCCCAAGCTGGCCGGGCATCTGCTGGGTGCGGCGGCGACTGATCCCGTGATTGGTCTGGAAGCCTATAAAGGCAAATGGCTGATGCTGCAGGTAGATAGCGGTGCCTGCGCCGAGGCTTGCCAGAAAAGAATGTATGATATCCGCCAGTTGCGCACCGCCCAGGGCAAGGAAATGGACAGGATAGAGCGCGTCTGGCTGATCACCGACGATGCTCCCATCGATACCATGTTGATACGCCAGCATGATGGGGCCCGCATGCTGAAGGTTGATCCTGCCGCCCTCAAGGCCTGGTTGCCGACCGAGAGCGATACCCAGATCAGCGACCATATTTACCTCATAGATCCGCTAGGCAATCTGATGATGCGTTACCAAAAAAATGCAGATGCCAACAAGATTAAAAAAGACCTCAGCAAATTATTGCGTGCGTCAGCGATAGGTTAA
- a CDS encoding SURF1 family protein, whose product MPISFRFRLIPFIASLLLISLGIALAQWQTHRAEEKETLAAEMAERQHLPALALNAQTPPGQLLAFRKLQVSGQFIREWPLYLDNRPLQGKAGLYVLMPFKLANSSKYVLIARGWHPRDARDRMHVPDIPVPGGQVMLEGILRDRLERVMQLGQAEAVKPGSLLQNIDVEALAKQTRWDFYPFVLEQTSLENDGLSREWPMPSAGADKHRGYAFQWYALALMAFLFFVVTGFRRGKN is encoded by the coding sequence ATGCCTATTTCCTTCCGCTTCCGACTGATTCCGTTTATCGCCAGCCTGCTGTTGATCAGCCTGGGCATCGCTTTGGCGCAATGGCAGACCCACAGGGCAGAGGAAAAAGAAACGCTGGCAGCGGAAATGGCCGAGCGCCAGCATTTGCCTGCGCTGGCATTGAATGCGCAAACGCCGCCTGGACAGTTGCTGGCGTTTCGCAAGCTGCAAGTCAGCGGGCAATTCATACGCGAATGGCCCTTGTATCTGGATAACCGTCCCCTGCAGGGAAAAGCAGGTTTGTATGTGCTGATGCCTTTCAAACTGGCCAATAGCAGCAAGTATGTCCTGATCGCCCGCGGCTGGCACCCGCGTGATGCGCGTGACAGGATGCATGTGCCGGATATTCCGGTTCCAGGCGGTCAAGTCATGCTGGAAGGTATACTCAGGGACAGGTTGGAGCGGGTAATGCAACTCGGCCAGGCCGAGGCGGTCAAACCTGGCAGCCTGCTGCAAAATATCGATGTTGAAGCATTGGCAAAACAGACGCGCTGGGATTTTTATCCCTTTGTGCTGGAACAAACTTCTTTGGAAAACGATGGTCTCTCGCGCGAATGGCCGATGCCTTCGGCGGGTGCTGACAAGCACAGGGGCTATGCCTTTCAATGGTATGCACTGGCTCTGATGGCCTTCTTATTTTTTGTTGTTACTGGATTTCGTCGTGGAAAAAACTGA
- a CDS encoding twin transmembrane helix small protein, translating into MKILVAIAFFLILFSLGSALVYLMKDKGKSNRTVKALAFRVGFSITLFLLILLANHFGLIQPTGIR; encoded by the coding sequence ATGAAAATTCTTGTCGCCATCGCTTTTTTCCTTATCCTGTTCAGCCTGGGGTCTGCCCTGGTTTATCTGATGAAAGACAAGGGAAAAAGCAATCGTACGGTCAAGGCACTGGCCTTCAGGGTGGGGTTTTCCATCACGCTGTTTTTGCTGATCCTGCTGGCCAACCATTTTGGCTTGATACAACCTACCGGTATCAGGTAA
- a CDS encoding cytochrome c oxidase subunit 3 — protein MSSQHANAPYYFVPGPSKWPVLGGTTLLLTMIGASAWVNGLAWGSYLNFAGIILTLVVLYNWFGDAIAESEGGKYSARIDVSFRWSMSWFIFSEVMFFAAFFGALFYARTISMPWLADLDHKVLWPDFAANWGNVGPAGTVEAFKTMGPFPIPTINTALLLTSGVTLTIAHHALREGHRAKTAFWLFATVLLGAVFMGFQAYEYMHAYSELNLKLTSGIYGSTFFMLTGFHGFHVTMGAIMLSVVLYRVMKGHFTPEHHFAFEGAAWYWHFVDVVWLGLYVVVYWL, from the coding sequence ATGAGTTCTCAACACGCTAATGCGCCATACTATTTTGTGCCTGGCCCATCCAAATGGCCAGTACTTGGTGGCACCACCTTATTGCTGACCATGATAGGTGCTTCTGCCTGGGTCAACGGTCTGGCCTGGGGTTCTTACCTGAACTTCGCAGGTATCATCCTGACACTGGTGGTCTTGTATAACTGGTTTGGCGATGCGATTGCTGAATCTGAAGGCGGCAAATACAGTGCGCGTATCGACGTTTCCTTCCGCTGGAGCATGAGCTGGTTCATTTTTTCTGAAGTGATGTTCTTTGCAGCCTTCTTTGGTGCATTGTTCTATGCACGTACTATCTCCATGCCCTGGCTGGCTGATCTGGATCACAAAGTCCTGTGGCCTGATTTTGCTGCGAACTGGGGTAATGTGGGCCCGGCTGGTACAGTCGAAGCCTTCAAGACCATGGGCCCTTTCCCTATCCCTACGATCAATACGGCCTTGTTGCTGACTTCCGGCGTGACGCTGACGATTGCTCACCACGCCTTGCGTGAAGGCCATCGTGCCAAGACAGCATTCTGGTTGTTTGCTACTGTCTTGCTGGGCGCAGTGTTCATGGGCTTCCAGGCTTACGAATACATGCATGCGTATAGCGAACTGAACCTGAAACTGACTTCTGGTATCTATGGTTCCACTTTCTTCATGCTGACCGGTTTCCACGGTTTCCATGTAACCATGGGTGCGATCATGTTGTCGGTTGTCCTGTATCGTGTCATGAAAGGTCATTTCACACCTGAACACCACTTCGCATTCGAAGGCGCTGCCTGGTACTGGCACTTTGTTGACGTGGTCTGGCTGGGTCTGTACGTCGTGGTCTACTGGCTGTAA
- a CDS encoding DUF2970 domain-containing protein has translation MTDLKEASKRKASFFATMKAVFWSFLGIRKKTDYEQDAAQLNPVHVIIAGIIGALIFISVLIMIVRHVVAK, from the coding sequence ATGACTGATTTGAAAGAAGCAAGCAAGCGTAAGGCTTCGTTTTTCGCAACAATGAAAGCCGTATTCTGGTCGTTTCTGGGAATACGTAAGAAAACAGATTATGAGCAGGATGCAGCGCAGTTGAATCCTGTTCACGTGATTATTGCCGGCATCATAGGTGCGCTGATCTTTATTTCAGTGCTGATCATGATAGTCAGACATGTAGTCGCAAAATAA
- a CDS encoding cytochrome c oxidase assembly protein has protein sequence MLQEESGVAGKNKLNAKMLGKLLVIAVLMFGFGYALVPIYKQICELTGVNILTPKDISVKEISNSQIDRSREVTVEFDANTQGPWRFRPTVASMKVHPGEMTQIVYEVVNKQSYKMDAQAIPSYAPQQAGNYFKKMECFCFKQQTLGPNEARQMPVVFYLDPALPKDVKTITLSYTFFEVGVKPQAATGVAGEGQGKS, from the coding sequence ATGTTGCAAGAGGAATCCGGCGTCGCTGGCAAGAACAAGCTGAATGCCAAAATGCTGGGCAAGTTGCTGGTGATCGCGGTTCTGATGTTTGGATTTGGTTACGCGCTGGTGCCCATTTACAAGCAGATTTGTGAATTGACGGGTGTGAATATACTGACGCCCAAGGATATCTCGGTTAAAGAGATTTCCAATTCCCAGATAGACAGAAGCCGTGAAGTGACGGTGGAGTTTGATGCAAATACGCAGGGCCCGTGGCGTTTTCGTCCTACCGTGGCGAGCATGAAAGTGCACCCCGGTGAAATGACACAAATCGTTTATGAAGTAGTCAACAAGCAGTCTTACAAAATGGATGCGCAGGCCATACCCAGCTACGCACCACAACAGGCTGGCAATTACTTCAAGAAGATGGAATGCTTTTGTTTCAAGCAGCAGACTCTGGGGCCAAATGAAGCGCGGCAAATGCCGGTAGTGTTTTATCTGGACCCGGCCCTGCCCAAAGATGTGAAGACGATTACCTTGTCTTATACTTTCTTTGAAGTTGGCGTCAAGCCACAGGCAGCAACTGGCGTAGCTGGAGAAGGGCAGGGTAAGTCATGA
- a CDS encoding cytochrome oxidase small assembly protein: protein MSNRKKPNNLRTAIILFSVALVFFAGVFIKQTWLR from the coding sequence ATGAGTAATCGAAAAAAACCGAATAACTTGCGAACTGCCATCATTTTGTTTTCTGTGGCACTGGTGTTTTTTGCCGGTGTCTTCATCAAGCAAACCTGGTTACGTTGA
- the ctaD gene encoding cytochrome c oxidase subunit I: MSTTTVDHAHDHSHDHAHDHPHGFQRWLFATNHKDIGSLYLWFAFTMLLAGGVMALGIRSELFQPGLQLMQPEFFNQLTTMHGLVMVFGAIMPAFVGFANWMIPLQIGASDMAFARMNNFSFWLMPPAALLLMGSFFVPGGATAAGWTLYAPLSTQMGPGMDMAIFAVHIMGASSIMGSINIITTILNMRAPGMTLMKMPMFCWTWLITAYLLIAVMPVLAGAITMTLTDRHFGTSFFNAAGGGDPVMYQHIFWFFGHPEVYIMILPAFGIVSQIVPAFARKPLFGYASMVYATASIAILSFIVWAHHMFTTGMPVTAQLFFMYATMLISVPTGVKVFNWVATMWKGSMTFETPMLFAVGFIFVFTMGGFTGLILAVTPIDIQLQDTYYVVAHFHYVLVAGSLFALFAGYYYWGPKWTGFMYNETRGKIHFWGSLILFNVTFFPMHFLGLAGMPRRYADYPAQFTDFNQIATIGAFGFGLMQVYFILAVVIPSIKGGIPAEAKPWDGAEGLEWTVPSPAPFHTFEEPPEFK, translated from the coding sequence ATGAGCACTACTACAGTTGATCACGCTCACGATCACTCTCACGACCACGCGCATGACCATCCACATGGTTTCCAGCGCTGGTTGTTTGCCACCAACCATAAAGATATCGGTAGCCTGTATCTGTGGTTCGCTTTCACGATGTTGCTGGCCGGTGGTGTTATGGCCCTGGGCATTCGCAGCGAATTGTTCCAGCCTGGTCTGCAGCTCATGCAACCGGAGTTCTTTAACCAGCTGACCACCATGCATGGTCTGGTCATGGTGTTCGGCGCGATCATGCCGGCTTTCGTTGGTTTTGCCAACTGGATGATCCCACTGCAGATCGGCGCGTCTGATATGGCGTTCGCCCGTATGAACAATTTCTCGTTCTGGCTGATGCCACCTGCCGCCTTGTTGCTGATGGGTTCTTTCTTTGTTCCTGGCGGCGCAACGGCTGCCGGCTGGACACTGTATGCACCATTGTCCACACAAATGGGCCCTGGCATGGATATGGCGATTTTCGCGGTCCACATCATGGGTGCGTCTTCCATCATGGGTTCCATTAACATCATCACGACCATCCTGAACATGCGCGCTCCTGGCATGACCTTGATGAAGATGCCGATGTTCTGCTGGACCTGGTTGATTACTGCCTACCTGCTGATCGCTGTTATGCCAGTTCTGGCCGGTGCGATTACGATGACGCTGACTGACCGTCATTTCGGTACATCCTTCTTCAATGCAGCTGGCGGCGGCGACCCTGTCATGTACCAACACATATTCTGGTTCTTCGGACATCCAGAGGTGTACATCATGATTTTGCCAGCCTTCGGTATCGTTTCCCAGATCGTTCCTGCATTTGCCCGCAAGCCTTTGTTCGGTTATGCATCGATGGTGTATGCAACCGCATCCATCGCGATCCTGTCCTTCATCGTCTGGGCGCATCACATGTTTACAACCGGTATGCCAGTGACGGCACAGTTGTTCTTCATGTATGCCACCATGCTGATCTCGGTACCTACCGGCGTGAAAGTATTTAACTGGGTGGCGACGATGTGGAAAGGCTCGATGACTTTCGAGACACCTATGTTGTTTGCAGTCGGCTTCATCTTCGTGTTCACCATGGGTGGTTTCACAGGTCTGATCCTGGCGGTGACCCCGATTGACATCCAGTTGCAGGATACTTACTACGTGGTTGCCCACTTCCACTATGTATTGGTGGCGGGTTCCCTGTTTGCCTTGTTCGCCGGTTACTACTACTGGGGTCCAAAATGGACAGGTTTCATGTACAACGAAACGCGCGGCAAGATCCACTTCTGGGGTTCGCTGATTTTGTTCAACGTGACCTTCTTCCCTATGCACTTCCTGGGTCTGGCCGGTATGCCACGACGTTATGCTGATTACCCAGCGCAGTTCACTGACTTCAATCAGATTGCCACTATCGGCGCGTTTGGATTTGGTCTGATGCAGGTGTACTTCATCCTGGCAGTGGTTATCCCGTCCATCAAAGGCGGCATACCAGCAGAAGCGAAACCATGGGATGGTGCTGAAGGCCTGGAATGGACAGTGCCTAGCCCTGCGCCTTTCCACACTTTTGAAGAACCACCAGAATTCAAATAA
- the coxB gene encoding cytochrome c oxidase subunit II, with protein MKHAKRLKSFMLGASLLAASLPTWAVVNGPVVDMKGGPAVKQLNLQPPVTQIAEQIYSIHNLMLVICMVIFVAVFGVMFYSILKHRKSVGHKPATFHESTAVEIAWTVVPFIIVIVMALPATKTVVAMKDTSNADITIKATGMQWKWGYDYLKGEGEGISFLSTLATPRTQVGAPGVEPTEKRGDNYLIEVDNEVVVPVNKKVRIITTANDVIHAWTIPAFGVKQDAIPGFVRDTWFKAEKIGTYRGQCVELCGKEHAFMPIVVNVVSDDDYKKWVDTKKKEMAAKADDPSKVWTVDELKQRGEKVYAANCVACHQATGKGVPGAFPALDGSAVVTGPKAAQVGILLNGKGGMPAWKATLSDTEIAAVITYTRNNWSNKAAENIVQPAEVLAARK; from the coding sequence ATGAAACATGCTAAGCGATTAAAGTCGTTCATGCTGGGTGCCTCGCTCTTGGCTGCTAGTCTGCCAACGTGGGCGGTGGTCAATGGTCCGGTAGTGGATATGAAGGGCGGTCCGGCAGTCAAGCAGTTGAATCTGCAGCCACCTGTTACGCAAATTGCGGAGCAAATCTATTCCATCCATAACCTGATGCTGGTTATCTGCATGGTCATTTTTGTGGCAGTTTTCGGGGTGATGTTTTATTCCATCCTGAAACACCGCAAATCTGTTGGCCATAAGCCTGCCACTTTCCACGAAAGTACCGCTGTTGAGATCGCCTGGACAGTTGTGCCTTTCATCATCGTTATTGTCATGGCTTTGCCAGCAACAAAAACTGTTGTTGCAATGAAAGATACCTCGAACGCCGACATCACCATTAAAGCCACGGGCATGCAATGGAAATGGGGCTATGATTACCTGAAGGGTGAGGGCGAAGGCATTTCCTTCCTCTCGACACTGGCGACTCCCCGTACGCAAGTTGGCGCACCTGGCGTAGAACCTACAGAAAAACGCGGCGACAATTACCTGATTGAAGTTGACAATGAAGTCGTGGTACCGGTCAACAAGAAAGTCCGCATCATCACTACCGCCAATGACGTTATCCATGCCTGGACTATCCCCGCGTTTGGTGTGAAACAGGATGCGATTCCTGGTTTCGTCCGTGATACCTGGTTCAAGGCTGAAAAAATCGGTACTTACCGTGGTCAGTGTGTAGAGCTGTGCGGTAAAGAACATGCCTTCATGCCTATCGTTGTCAATGTCGTTTCTGACGATGACTACAAAAAATGGGTTGATACCAAGAAAAAAGAAATGGCTGCCAAGGCAGATGATCCAAGCAAGGTCTGGACTGTCGATGAGCTGAAACAACGTGGCGAAAAAGTCTATGCAGCAAACTGCGTGGCCTGCCATCAGGCGACCGGTAAGGGTGTACCAGGTGCTTTCCCTGCACTCGACGGCTCGGCTGTTGTGACTGGTCCTAAAGCAGCTCAAGTCGGTATTTTGCTGAATGGTAAGGGTGGCATGCCAGCCTGGAAGGCTACTTTGTCTGACACAGAAATTGCTGCTGTAATCACTTATACCCGCAATAACTGGTCTAACAAGGCTGCTGAAAACATCGTCCAACCAGCTGAAGTTTTGGCTGCGCGTAAGTAA